In the genome of Pontibacter actiniarum, the window GGTGGCTGTAAAATCGATGGAAGGCGTAGAGGCCAACTACCCCGACGCCAGCATAAGCATCGACGAAAACACACTGATAGAGGACGAGGACGGCAAGGAGCTGACCTTAAGCCAGCTGCGTGAGGGGCATGAGGTACAGGCCTGGTTTGCGGGTGATATCCTGGATTCAAAGCCGATCCAGGGGTATGCCAAAGCCGTGCGCATAAAGTACTAGCAATGCCCGGCCCGAGCGATAGCTATACCTGGCACAAAGTGTTTGCCTCCGAGGCAGAGGCCGCTCAGGCGGTGCCGCAGCGGAAGCTACGGCAGCTGGAGCTGGGTGGCCGGCAGGTTTGCTTTGCCCATACACAGGCGGGCTTTTTTGCCGTGGAGGACGCTTGCCCCCACCTGGGCTATTCGCTTAGCCGTGGCAACACCAACTACCTGAACGAGGTGATTTGCCCCTGGCACAGCTACCGCTTTAACCTGCAGAACGGCCGGGAATGCGAGTACCGCTCCCGAAACGCCGTGACATACCCGGTGGAAGTGCGAGAGGACGGCGTGTATGTGGGGCTACCGCCCACACCTTAGCTTGATTATATATAATAAAAATATATTTACAACACAGCAGCCAACCGTAGCGGAAGAACGTAAACAGATGCTTGTCGGGCATCGCCTAAAGAAAGCGCCCGGCAGTTACGTACTTCAACCCTACCCAATGGCAGCACCAACCTACGCAACAGAATTTGAGCACAAGCTAGCCGCATGGCCTGCCCCTATAGAGCTGACACACCTGGAGGGGGATGTGTTTGTGACCCTGCTGCAGCAGCAAGGCTATATCGAGGCCCGCTGGACGGGCCACATCACCTCCTGCGACGTAGTGACCGCCTCCAAAGTATACCTGGCACTGCTCCAGAGGCACCAGTGCCCGGACAAGCTGCTCAACGACAAAGCGGACGCTACCGGAGACTGGACCGAGGCCAACGACTGGCTGGAGTTTGAGTGGCTTCCGCAGGCGGTCCGTGCCGGAATGCGTGCCATGGCCCATGTGTACTCCACCAACATGTTCAGCAGGCTGTCTACCCGTGACCTGTACCTGCGCGTGATACCGCGCCTGCAAATGGCCAACTTTAACAACCGTGCCGATGCCGTGGAATGGCTCCTCTCCTGTGAGGCCACCGAAAGGACACAGGGGCTTTCCTCCGCCTCCTAGCCCGCACAACAGCCTAAGGCCGCGGTTGCTCTATAAAGCAGCAACCGCAACCGGAGCCTCTACGGTAATCTCCACAGTATCCAGCATAACATCCATCACAGGCTCTTCCAGCGCTGCAGGGGCGTGGCGTACAACAATAACTTCTTTCGGCTGTGGCACTTGATACGTTTCCTGAACGGCATAACCAAAACCAAACATAGAGGCGGCCATAAGAACAATGATTTTCATAGTTTTAATATTTAAGTTGTTTAACATCGTTTTGTTGTAACAAATATACTATACAGTACTATGTATAGCAAAGTACTGTTACTACTTATACTACTGTATTATACCAACCACTTCATTTTATCCGCGAACGGCACCAGAAGGCAGACGAACAGGATATAATTTTCCATGCTTCCATTTGCCTTTAAAGCAGAAGATTTAACTGTAGAAGCCCAAGGGGAGTTGATTCATGCGGGGCAGCCGTAAAACAGCGGCTGTAGGTTGAAAAACGTGTATATTTGGCCTCATTTTACACCATGCAAGATACTACCCAACGCGTACAGGAAGAGGAGGCGCAGAGCAAAAGCGGCTTTAAGCGCGAGATAACCCTCTTCGATGCCATTATGATCGTGACAGGCGGCATGATCGGCTCCGGCATTTTTATCGTAACCGCCGACATCGCCCGTGCCGTGGTAAGCCCCGGCAACATGCTGTTGGTGTGGGTCATTTCCGGGTTCCTGACCATGGTGGGCGCCATCAGCTACGGCGAGCTCTCCTCCATGTTCCCGAACGTGGGCGGGCAGTACGTGTACCTGAAAGAGGCCTACAACAAAATGGTGGCGTTCCTGTACGGCTGGACGCTCTTTCTGGTCATCCAGACCGGGGTGATTGCAGCCGTCGGCGTGGCCTTTGCCCGCTTTACCGGTGTACTGATTCCGTGGTTCAGCGAAGACAATGTGCTGTTGCAGGTGGGCGACTTCGGCTTCACCTCGGTGCAGCTGCTGGCTATTGTAAGCACCATCTTCCTGACCTACATCAACTCCAGAGGCGTAAAGAGCGGGAAGTTTATTCAGAACATCTTCGGGAGCACCAAGCTCATCGCCCTGTTCGGGCTTATAATCTTCGGCCTGTGGCTGGGGGTAAACGAAACGGCCATAGAGGCAAACTTCTCCGACCTGTGGGGCGCAAGCGGCGCTGCAGTGGCCGTGCCTACCGGTATGGCGCTGGTATCAGCCATGGGCATTGCCATGGTAGGTGCCCTTTTCTCCGCCGACTCCTGGAACAACATCGGCTTCTCCGGCGATGAGATCGTGAACCCCAAGCGCACGATCGTGCTCAGCATGGTTATCGGTTCGGCGATCGTGATGGGCGTTTACCTGCTCATTAACATGGTGTACCTGCTGGTGCTGCCCATGCACGGCTCCCCTGAAGCGACCACGGCGCTGGGCCAGGGCATTGCCTATGCCGATAACGACAGAGTGGCCGCCGCTGTGGCGGAGGTGGTAGGAGGCTATAAAGCGACTGTGGCCATCGCTATTCTGATCATGATCTCCACCTTTAGCTGTAACAACGGCGCTATACTTTCCGGGGCGCGGGTGTACTACGCCATAGCCAAAGACGGGCTGTTTTTCGAGCGGCTGGGCCGCCTGAACAAAAACGGCGTACCGGCTGCCGGCCTGTGGCTGCAGTGCGTGTGGGCCTGCCTGCTCTGCCTCTCCGGCACCTACGGCGACCTGCTCGACTATGTGGTGTTTGCGGTGATGCTGTTCTACATCCTGACGATTATCGGGGTGTTCATACTTCGGGTGAAGCGCCCGGACCTGCCAAGGCCTTACAAAACCTTCGGCTACCCGGTGCTGCCGGCGCTTTATGTGCTGCTGTCCTCCGCTATCTGCATCATTCTGCTGATCGACAAGCCCCTGTACACCTGGCCGGGCCTGCTCATTGTAGCCCTGGGGATTCCGGTGTATTACCTGTTCGGCCACAAGTTTAACAGAGCCAGGTAAGAACGGCTTACCGGCTGGCGCAAACAAAAAGCCCAAGGAATTACCCTTGGGCTTTTTGTTTGCGCCAGCGCGTGCGTTGCAGGCTGCAGCAGCCCGAAAGAAACGCGCACCCGCTGCTCACGTAGTACAGTTTTGTACAGCCCCGCTGGTTAGAACTGCACCCTTTCCTGAAGAGGTTCTCTCCCGGGTGGGCTGGGCCAGGGGCCGAGCACTATTCGGCGGCCCCGGCAGAAGAAACAAAGCACAGCAAACAACGCCAGATACGTATGAGCCTATCCTTTCGTAACCTCTTCTTCGTGAAAAAGGACTTGTTCTCCCAAGAGAAGCAAACCGCCCATGAGGAGCACCACCGCAAAGTCAGCTGGGCATACTACGGCATTATAGTTCTGGGCCTGTGGCTGATCGCTAACCCGCCCACCTTCGGCTACACCGTACCGGAGATGATTTGGAGCGACATCCTGACGGGCTTTGCCCTGATCTTTTTCAGCTACTTCGCCCTGAAGCCCTATAAGCTGTGGGCGCAGTGGGCGCTGGTGTTCCTCGGCGTATGGCTCCTGATAGCGCCTATGGTTTTCTGGTCCAAGGAGGAGGCTGGCCTGCTGAGCAACTACCTTATCGGAACGCTCGTGGTGTGCTTTGCCATCGTTATTCCAAGCCAGCCCGGCATAAAGCTCTTCGCGCAGCCGGGGCCTAACGTTCCTCCCGGCTGGACCTACAACCCCTCCTCCTGGAACCAGCGGGTGCCCGTTCTCTTCTTTGCCTGGGTCGGCTTCTTCGTGGCCCGGTACATGGGGGCTTTTCAGTTTGAGTTCATCAACACCGTGTGGGACCCCTTCTTCGGGGATGGCACAAGAAAAGTGCTTACCTCTAAGGTTTCCGAGTCGTTTCCGGTGTCCGATGCTATGCTGGGGGCGTTTTCCTACATCATGGATATTCTGTTTGCCTATGCCGGGGGCACGCACCGCTGGCGCACCATGCCCTGGGTAGTGCTTATCTTCGGTTTCCTGATCGTGCCGCTCGGTGTGGTAAGTATAACGCTGGTTATTCTGCAACCGGTGTCGGTGGGGTATTGGTGTAGCCTGTGCCTGACCAGCGCTTTTATTTCGCTGATCATGATCCCATTTACGGTGGACGAGGTACTGGCCACCACGCAGCTGATGCTGTATGAAAAGAAGGAGAGAAACCGCTCTTACTGGACCACCTTTTGGTTTGGCGGCACCATGGAGGGCGGCAGCGTAGAAGAGGTCAGCAACCCGGCGACGCTGCTGGAGAAAACCCTGCGGGAAGCTGCCGGTGACTTTAAAAGCTTACCCTGGAACCTGCTCCTCATTATACCGGTAGGTGCCTGGATAATGGCGGCTCCAGCTGTTTTAGGGTATGGCGGCGGCACCATAACAGACAGCAACCACATTGTGGGGGCGCTGGTGGTAACTTTCGCCGTTATTGCCATGTCTGAAGTCGCCCGCACAGCACGATACATACACCTACTCTTCGGCATCTGGCTTATTGCCGCCCCCTGGGTGCTCGGCACAGGCAATAACGAGGCAGCGATGTGGAACGGCGTGGCCTCAGGCGCGGTGCTCCTGCTGCTGTGCTTCCCGAAAGGCAAGATACAGGAGAGAAGAGGCAGCTACGACAAGTATATCAAGTAGAGCCGATGTAGGTATAAGTATAGGTATAGGCTTAGCCCTGGCGCATGTTGAACAGGATCACCGCCCCGACGATGTAAAACAGGATCACCAGAATAGAGTCGAAGCCTAGCCGGAAGTATGTTTTCCGCAGCTGTATGGTAAGGCCCACCTGGTAAACGCTGGTGAGCAAAATGCCCAGTATGGCCCCGGCAGCGGCAAAGTTGCCAACTTCATCCAGGGCTGGCCCTTGCGTGTAGATCACATCGGCAAGCAACACCAGGCCCACGTTCAGCATGTTCGTACCGAAAATGTTGCTGAAGGCCATCCGGTACCTCTTGAGCTTTGCCGCACTAACGGTTGTGCTGAGCTCCGGAAGCGACGTGGTAAGCGCTACAAAGAAGAAGCCCATAAAGCTGGACCCGACGCCTGTTTTGTTGGCAATGGCATCGGCCGTGTTGGCGACAAAGTAACCGCCGGCCAGAATGCAAACGGCCGCCAGCAGGAAAGACAGCCCCAGCCTGGACAAAATCACCTCAGACAGCTCCTTCTTTTCTTTTCCAGCCGTTTCGTCGTCGGCGTCTCCGCCTTCCCTGCTTTGCTCTTCCTCAATCTCTTCTACTCTTTTAGACACAACGGCCTTAACCTTGCCAATGCTCTGCCGCTCTTCCGGCTCTGTTAGCCACCACCTCATCCTTTTAAAGTAGTTGATGACATAGAACAAAGCCAGGTAAAGTATAAACAGCACGATAGACCAAAGCCCTACATGAAAAACAGCCAGATCCTTGTACAGAATGGCAATAGCCGCAACAGCAAGTAAAAAAGTAAGGCAGATGCCCTGAAACCGCGAAACAGGGTTCTCCAGGGAGCCGCTTAAGGAAACATTCTTGATGTACGCATCCGCAACGGCTAAAACCGTGACCTGCAAAGCAATACTCCCAAAGAGGTTATTAACGGCCATACTCACGTTATCAGCCAGGGCAGCCGAAACAGTGGTAGCCACCTCCGGTAGCGAGGTAATCAGGGCAAGCCCCAGTGTACCGATAAAGACCTCTGAAATCCCCGTCTTCTCAATAACCTTGTCGGCGTACCTGGACAGTTTTACACCGGCTCCCCAAACAAGCGCGCCAGACAAAACAAAGATAACGATGTTCCATACCAAGGAAAGGTCCTGAAAGAAGTTGTTCACAAGTTGAAAGTTTAAGGTAGTATGAGCAGCAGCAGTCCCATATCGTTCTAAAAAGAGTTACACATTACTACCATGGAGCGGCAGGTATAGTTACTTAACCTGGCAGAAGACTAGCTCAAAGGGGTAAGACTCTGCTCCAGCGGTGCTTATGCATAGGCGCTGCGCTAGAGTGTTCGGCTGCCCGATGTGTACGCTTACCAGCAATGTGTTGCGGCAGTACCGCCTTTTCTATGTCAGAATAATGAAGGGATAACACTATGAATATTATAAGTATTTTTTTGATTTTATCATGCAACATAAATCTGTGCTGGAAGTAGAACTGATATACAAGCTGTGTTCATTTTAGGGAATGTAAAGCTTGTGATAAGCTAGCCATCGCGTGGCCTCGGCAGGTATAGCAGCCACGCAGAGTACTCTTCCTACTGAATGAGACGAGGCTGTTGTTTTGCGAAGAGTAGTTAATAAAAATCGCTATGAGGCTTACTATAAGAAATTTTAGTGCATGGATACTTGCGTCCCTACTAATTCTCCTGGGCTTTGTCCGCAGGGCGAAAAGAAAGGCAATGCACGGTAGGTTTATGCTGTCGGTTTATTTCCACAAGCCAAGCAAGAGAGAGTTTGAAGCTTGTGTTAAGTGGCTAAAAAAGAACGGATTTACATTCATAAGCACCTCCGACCTGGAGAACATCATCCAGCATGAGCTTGAGCTTCCTAAGGGTGCCATTTTACTGACAGTAGACGATGGCTGGCAAACAAACGAGGCCAACATTGTAGAGGTGGTAAACAAATATCATGTGCCTGTCACCATCTTTATTTCCTCAGAACCTGTGGAAGAGGGAGCTTATTGGTGGTCTTATGTCACTAAAGCACAGCAGCTCCCCCTCCAGGCTCCCTCAAAACATGCGCTAAAGCAGCTGCAGAACGAGGCGCGGCTTTCCATCGTGAGGGACTTGAGAGCCAAAATCACCCTGCCGAGAGAGGCCATGACAGTGGAGCAGGTGAAGCGTATTACAGCCTCCGGGTATGTTACCGTTGGAGGGCACACCCACACCCACCCGATCCTTATCAACTGCGAAGACGAGGTAGTTTATGAGGAGCTACGGATATCAAAACAAAAGCTTGAATCCTGGACAGGGGCCAAAGTGAACAGCTTCGCCTATCCGAACGGTAACTATGGAAGCCGGGAAATAAAGGCGCTACAGGATCTGGAGTACCGTCTTGCCTTCTCCAGTGATCCGCTGTACATCACGCGGGAGAAGCTAAAAGACAGGTATGAGATACCGCGGTTCGGGTTGCTAGAGGGTGCTTCTATGGCAGAGAACATTTGCCGCATGGTTGGGGTTTGGCAAACTGTCTTACACAAACTAAGGTTGCCATCTTCAAGGAAGCCTACAGAAAAGGACAGGCAAAACCAAGTACAAAGTGGTGAGACGCCACCGCTCCTCAGCAACGTAGAAAGCCCCCTTGTTACGCCCGGTTAAGGAGGCCTCACTTGCATCTCTTACAGCCTGAGCACCTGTAGTACACAGGTCGCAGCCCGGACGAACGGGCGTACTACAGGCCTGAGCCGCTTTTGACACTTTAACTCCACTATGTTCCAGCCAACAGAAGCCCGACTTTAAACCACATACCAGCATGAAGAAGATTCGCCCTGTTAACAGCCTCCTTATATGGCCTACGCTGCCGCCTCAGGTGTACTTTAAGGCAAAGTCGAACTGGCGTCCTTTCCCGCTTGACCAGGATAACTGCAGGATTTACTCAAAGGCGCGCCAGGCTATATGGCAAGCGTTCACCTCTCTAAACCTTGGTCCTGACGCGGTGATTTTAATGCCTGCCTATCACCACGGTTCTGAAGTCGAGGCCCTCCTTAAGGCGGGCCTCAAAATACGGTACTACGAGGTAAACGAGCTGCTTGAGCCAGACCCTGCAGGACTTGAGGCGCTTCTGGATGCAAACGTGTGTGCCCTGTACCTGATCCACTACCTGGGGTTTCCGCAGGATGCGCTATTCTGGCGTCAGTGGTGTGATGCAAGGCAGCTGTTGCTGGTCGAAGATGCCGCTCAAGCATTCTTAGCCACACAACAGGGCCAGCCGGTCGGTTCTCACGGCCATATGGCGTTTTTCTGTCTTTACAAAACATACGGGCTTCCTGATGGCGGCGCTGTTGTATCTAGCGTACCTCCACCTTTTCCCTCCGCATCCAGGCAGTCAGGGCTTTGGCGGGCCTTTAAAAGGCACATAAACTGGGTTGCGACCCGCCGTAAAGAGGTAGGCCTGGTACACCTCCTGTTCAAGCCTGTACAGACATGGTGGAACAGATCCTTGAGTGAGCTTAAAAAGCAGCACCATAAAGAGTTCGAGGTTGGTAATCCCTCCACTCCCCCCTCAACCATGACAAGCTTTCTGCTGCCAAAACTGTTAGACGAGGGCACTGCCGAGGACCGCAGAAAGAACTACAGGTTCTTGCTCGGCCACCTGGGGGAAATGGTGCCCCCGCCCTTTGACTCCCTGCCAGAAGGTGCCAGCCCCTTTGCGTTTCCGATCGAAGTAAGTGATGCCAAAAGCTTTTTACTCAGGCTTCGCCACCGGGGTGTGGGAGGCCTGCTATTCTGGCTCAACCCGCACCCTTCTCTTCCTGTTGCAGACTTCCCCAGAAGCAAAGCGCTTCGGGAGGGCTTGCTTGCGCTGCCGGTGCACCAGGAACTGACGATGGCAGACCTTGAGCAAATTGTGCAAGCAGTACAGGAGGCCCGAGTTGGCCTTACAGCAAAAGCGGCTGTAGCAGGTTAAGGTAATTGGCGAAAAAGGACAGGTGCCGCACCAGGAATAACTGTTTAACCCCAACGTGATAGCGATGCAGTTAATAACTCATGAAAATACAGTAACACACCCGACCGGCACGGAAGAAATAGAGCTGCTCACCGGGGAGCAGGCTATCGACCTGCTCTCCGATGTCCTGTTTGCCTCTGAGTGGGACGCTCTCTACCAGTCTTGCCCCTGGGCCACCGTTTTCCAGAGCCGGAGCTTTGTGGAAAACTGGTACAGGGTTTACCAGGGGGTGTATAGTCCGCTTCTCGTTAAAGCAGCGGTGAAAGGAAAACTTACCGGCCTGTTAACTATGGCCGTACCGCTCCCGGGCCAGGTGCAAAGCAAGTTAAGAAACAGTAGCGGCCGCATTGTAGGGGCGGGCCACTTCGAGGCGGAGTACCAGGTCTGGTTAGCCCATGAGCACAACGGCAGTACCTTTATAAAGGCAGCCCTGGCAGCAGTAAGCAGCAGGTTTCCCTCCTACTCGGTTCTCTTTCGGTTTTTGCCTCCCAACACGCCACTCCAATGGGCCAAGGAAGACCCCTCGTGGAAGGGGCGCTGCATACTCCAGTCCTCTCGCAGGCCTCTGATGGACTTAAAGGACCCGGAGCACGAAAAGCTCTTCCGTAAAGGGGAGTACAGAAATAAGCTAAACAGACTCAAGCGCCTGGGGAATGTCAGCTTTGAGCGCATTACGGACCTGGAGAGGTTTGTCTCCATTCTGGAGGAGGTAGCCGTTCAGTTCGATTTCCGGCAGGGTGCCATGTTCAATAAAAATCTCTTCCGGGATAACCCGCTCAAGGCCGTGTTCCTTCAAGCGATGTTTAGGGAAAATTTACTTCATGTTACGGTTCTCAAAGTAAACGAGGAAGTAAAAGCTGCGATCGCAGCAGTGATAGGAAAGGATTGGGTGCACTTGGGGGGCATCAACGTCCACACACCGTTCCATGCAAGCTACTACTCCCCCGGCTTCGTCCATTTCTTAACCCTGGGTCAGCAGCTGGCCCAGGAGGGAACAGCCGTTTTTGACCTGACGCCGGGAGGTGATGCCTACAAAGACCGGATTGCCAACAAGCATGACCATGTGTATGAACTAACCATTACTGGCACCCGGGCCTTCCACACCAAAAAAGTGCTCAAGAAATTTCTTCATGAGCGCTTGATAACGGCAGGACTACGGCCTATGTCAGTAGAGCTTTCAGTTCGCAAGGCGGTGTATATAATCCGCGCAAGGCTGAAGGCGATAAAGAGCCGCGGCACCTTAAGCTTACTCCCCTCACTTCTGCGTGACTCCCTACATGCACAGCCCGATAGATTTTACATTATCCGTGAAAGCAGCCAGGAAGCCCCGGTTGCCGTGGAGCGGGACAGCCTGGAGGCGCTGCTGAGCTTCGAGGCTGCCGGGGGGTGGCAGACGCGGTGGGAGTTTCTGGGCGAGGCCATGCGGCGGCTGGAGGCCGGGGAGCACTGCTACACCTGGCGCAGGGAAGGACGGCTGCTGTGCTGCGCCTGGTTCTCCCCCGCACTGGGCCAGGCAGGGGCTACGCTACGCGGCATCTACTGCCACCCGGACGGGCGGGCAGGGCTTGCCGCCTTCCTGCGCGCGGCCGCCGGGCAGGTGGCGCGGGAGGAGGGCCACGGGCAGGTGCTTGCACTGGCCGAAGGCACCGCCACCCGGCGCGCACTGGAGGCGGCCGGCTTTGAGGAAAAAGTGTAGGCCTAGCGCCCAGGCAGCTAACTCTACTCTAGGCAGCAGCTTTTCTTTTAGCGACGCTTTCTAACCTATCGGCTCACGCAGCAGAGCAGAAATTTACACGCTTACACCATACTTGCCCGCGTGGCATGTCAATAACGCTAACCTTGTAACTGAAGACCGCCTAATGCAACT includes:
- a CDS encoding DUF3221 domain-containing protein; the encoded protein is MKRTSLLYLSCLLLLGTLLSGCEEPKRIPDTLPDVYGYITDIKRTATNGKVAKAVVAVKSMEGVEANYPDASISIDENTLIEDEDGKELTLSQLREGHEVQAWFAGDILDSKPIQGYAKAVRIKY
- a CDS encoding Rieske (2Fe-2S) protein — protein: MPGPSDSYTWHKVFASEAEAAQAVPQRKLRQLELGGRQVCFAHTQAGFFAVEDACPHLGYSLSRGNTNYLNEVICPWHSYRFNLQNGRECEYRSRNAVTYPVEVREDGVYVGLPPTP
- a CDS encoding APC family permease, with product MQDTTQRVQEEEAQSKSGFKREITLFDAIMIVTGGMIGSGIFIVTADIARAVVSPGNMLLVWVISGFLTMVGAISYGELSSMFPNVGGQYVYLKEAYNKMVAFLYGWTLFLVIQTGVIAAVGVAFARFTGVLIPWFSEDNVLLQVGDFGFTSVQLLAIVSTIFLTYINSRGVKSGKFIQNIFGSTKLIALFGLIIFGLWLGVNETAIEANFSDLWGASGAAVAVPTGMALVSAMGIAMVGALFSADSWNNIGFSGDEIVNPKRTIVLSMVIGSAIVMGVYLLINMVYLLVLPMHGSPEATTALGQGIAYADNDRVAAAVAEVVGGYKATVAIAILIMISTFSCNNGAILSGARVYYAIAKDGLFFERLGRLNKNGVPAAGLWLQCVWACLLCLSGTYGDLLDYVVFAVMLFYILTIIGVFILRVKRPDLPRPYKTFGYPVLPALYVLLSSAICIILLIDKPLYTWPGLLIVALGIPVYYLFGHKFNRAR
- a CDS encoding SPW repeat domain-containing protein — encoded protein: MSLSFRNLFFVKKDLFSQEKQTAHEEHHRKVSWAYYGIIVLGLWLIANPPTFGYTVPEMIWSDILTGFALIFFSYFALKPYKLWAQWALVFLGVWLLIAPMVFWSKEEAGLLSNYLIGTLVVCFAIVIPSQPGIKLFAQPGPNVPPGWTYNPSSWNQRVPVLFFAWVGFFVARYMGAFQFEFINTVWDPFFGDGTRKVLTSKVSESFPVSDAMLGAFSYIMDILFAYAGGTHRWRTMPWVVLIFGFLIVPLGVVSITLVILQPVSVGYWCSLCLTSAFISLIMIPFTVDEVLATTQLMLYEKKERNRSYWTTFWFGGTMEGGSVEEVSNPATLLEKTLREAAGDFKSLPWNLLLIIPVGAWIMAAPAVLGYGGGTITDSNHIVGALVVTFAVIAMSEVARTARYIHLLFGIWLIAAPWVLGTGNNEAAMWNGVASGAVLLLLCFPKGKIQERRGSYDKYIK
- a CDS encoding sodium:calcium antiporter → MNNFFQDLSLVWNIVIFVLSGALVWGAGVKLSRYADKVIEKTGISEVFIGTLGLALITSLPEVATTVSAALADNVSMAVNNLFGSIALQVTVLAVADAYIKNVSLSGSLENPVSRFQGICLTFLLAVAAIAILYKDLAVFHVGLWSIVLFILYLALFYVINYFKRMRWWLTEPEERQSIGKVKAVVSKRVEEIEEEQSREGGDADDETAGKEKKELSEVILSRLGLSFLLAAVCILAGGYFVANTADAIANKTGVGSSFMGFFFVALTTSLPELSTTVSAAKLKRYRMAFSNIFGTNMLNVGLVLLADVIYTQGPALDEVGNFAAAGAILGILLTSVYQVGLTIQLRKTYFRLGFDSILVILFYIVGAVILFNMRQG
- a CDS encoding polysaccharide deacetylase family protein, whose product is MHGRFMLSVYFHKPSKREFEACVKWLKKNGFTFISTSDLENIIQHELELPKGAILLTVDDGWQTNEANIVEVVNKYHVPVTIFISSEPVEEGAYWWSYVTKAQQLPLQAPSKHALKQLQNEARLSIVRDLRAKITLPREAMTVEQVKRITASGYVTVGGHTHTHPILINCEDEVVYEELRISKQKLESWTGAKVNSFAYPNGNYGSREIKALQDLEYRLAFSSDPLYITREKLKDRYEIPRFGLLEGASMAENICRMVGVWQTVLHKLRLPSSRKPTEKDRQNQVQSGETPPLLSNVESPLVTPG
- a CDS encoding DegT/DnrJ/EryC1/StrS family aminotransferase, with protein sequence MKKIRPVNSLLIWPTLPPQVYFKAKSNWRPFPLDQDNCRIYSKARQAIWQAFTSLNLGPDAVILMPAYHHGSEVEALLKAGLKIRYYEVNELLEPDPAGLEALLDANVCALYLIHYLGFPQDALFWRQWCDARQLLLVEDAAQAFLATQQGQPVGSHGHMAFFCLYKTYGLPDGGAVVSSVPPPFPSASRQSGLWRAFKRHINWVATRRKEVGLVHLLFKPVQTWWNRSLSELKKQHHKEFEVGNPSTPPSTMTSFLLPKLLDEGTAEDRRKNYRFLLGHLGEMVPPPFDSLPEGASPFAFPIEVSDAKSFLLRLRHRGVGGLLFWLNPHPSLPVADFPRSKALREGLLALPVHQELTMADLEQIVQAVQEARVGLTAKAAVAG
- a CDS encoding GNAT family N-acetyltransferase, which translates into the protein MQLITHENTVTHPTGTEEIELLTGEQAIDLLSDVLFASEWDALYQSCPWATVFQSRSFVENWYRVYQGVYSPLLVKAAVKGKLTGLLTMAVPLPGQVQSKLRNSSGRIVGAGHFEAEYQVWLAHEHNGSTFIKAALAAVSSRFPSYSVLFRFLPPNTPLQWAKEDPSWKGRCILQSSRRPLMDLKDPEHEKLFRKGEYRNKLNRLKRLGNVSFERITDLERFVSILEEVAVQFDFRQGAMFNKNLFRDNPLKAVFLQAMFRENLLHVTVLKVNEEVKAAIAAVIGKDWVHLGGINVHTPFHASYYSPGFVHFLTLGQQLAQEGTAVFDLTPGGDAYKDRIANKHDHVYELTITGTRAFHTKKVLKKFLHERLITAGLRPMSVELSVRKAVYIIRARLKAIKSRGTLSLLPSLLRDSLHAQPDRFYIIRESSQEAPVAVERDSLEALLSFEAAGGWQTRWEFLGEAMRRLEAGEHCYTWRREGRLLCCAWFSPALGQAGATLRGIYCHPDGRAGLAAFLRAAAGQVAREEGHGQVLALAEGTATRRALEAAGFEEKV